The Cryptomeria japonica chromosome 6, Sugi_1.0, whole genome shotgun sequence genomic interval TTCAGATGTAACTCAAATGTTTCCTTTTTGACTTCGTCTTTTATGATTGGAGATAATAGTAATGTATTATCCTCCTCCAAAATCTATTTTTCAATAATATCCAACAGATTCATCTCTCGCCCCCACTGAGGATCCCAAAATTTTCTCAAAATATTTGACTGCTATGTACTCTAACTCCTCTGCTTTTCCAACCATTTTGCCCGAATCATCCATCAACTGATTAATTCTATTTTTATTCCTTTTTGCTTTTAAAGAGGCATGAAAGAATTTGGAATTTGAATCCCCTGCATCTATCCATAATTCTCTGGATTTGTCCTGCCAAAACATTTCTTCTCTTAGAAGAATTTCTACCAATTCAGCTTTAAGAGAATTCTCAGCATAAAACTCTTCATTCGTCATCCCCTTTTCAATTACCATGTTATTGATCCTATCTAGTTCCTCTTCCACCCTTATTTTCTTAGCAAAATTATTCTTGAAGGATACCACATTCCACATTTTAATTTTGTTCTTAAGATATTTCATCTTTTTGACAAAACAATAGCTTGGAGTGCCTTTAATGTCTATGCATTCTTTCCACCACTTCTCAATGTTTATTTCGAAGTTTGAATCTCTCCACCACATACTCAAAAATTTAAAATTCCCTTTCACCTTTATCAATGGTATTGTGTAGTTCAACTGTATCAGAAAATGGTCTGAAAGGGTTATGGGCAGGATGAATGACTCCAAATCAAACTTACCTCTAATCCAAAATGATCCAGCAAATATTATGTCCAATCTCTCAACGATTTTGTTAAAATTTgccctcctattagtccatgtaaaaTTTCTTGTTTTAGAGATAGCATCAAAGAGGTTATTGTCTAtcacaaaatctctgaaatcttccATCACTCGGGCATTCATTCTTAAGCCTCCAAATTTTTCTTCATTGTTAAGTAATGCATTGAAATCTCCCACCACAATTGCTTTCTCCAAATCAATCATACTAATTTGATCTAAAATTTCTTTCCAAACCCTTTTCTTTTCTTCTGTCTTGGTCGGCCCATAAACATTGAATAGAGAAAATTCCATATCTTCCTGCAAGATTCTTACTTTACAATGCATCCAATTTTCTTACTTGTTGATCAAGTCTATTGAGACTTTATTTGGATTCCAAAGGACCGCCATTCCACCCACAGACCC includes:
- the LOC131032212 gene encoding uncharacterized protein LOC131032212; translation: MEFSLFNVYGPTKTEEKKRVWKEILDQISMIDLEKAIVVGDFNALLNNEEKFGGLRMNARVMEDFRDFVIDNNLFDAISKTRNFTWTNRRANFNKIVERLDIIFAGSFWIRGKFDLESFILPITLSDHFLIQLNYTIPLIKVKGNFKFLSMWWRDSNFEINIEKWWKECIDIKGTPSYCFVKKMKYLKNKIKMWNVVSFKNNFAKKIRVEEELDRINNMVIEKGMTNEEFYAENSLKAELVEILLREEMFWQDKSRELWIDAGDSNSKFFHASLKAKRNKNRINQLMDDSGKMVGKAEELEYIAVKYFEKILGSSVGARDESVGYY